TCGGTCTTGCCGCTGGGCGAGCCGAGGAAGCGCCGGGCGAAGTCCGCCGTCGGGTGGACCTGGAAGTGCAGGCGGATGGACGGATCGAGGAGCTTGACCAGCAGGTGCGGCTGCGCGCCGTGTTTCGCGACATGGGCCGCGCCGAGAAAGTACTCCGGGGCGGAGGCGAGCAGCGCGGCAAAGTCGTGGGTTTCGCCCCCGACGACGACTTGGGAAACGCCTTCGCGGAGGTGCTCGCGACCGGCGTTGATGGCGCGCGTGGTCGAGGCGATCCAGTCCTCGGGAAAATGGCCGTCCGCCGGGGCGGCCGTCCCCGCGAGGCGGTCCAGCTCCCGCCCGCCCTGGTAGGTGCGCCAGACGCGGTTGGGCGGAAGGAGGACGAGTTTGCCGCGGAGTGCCATGAGGCGTTCAGCCGGAGGGGCGGGTGCGCCGCAGCGCCCAGCCGATGAGGATCAGCACGGCGCCGCAGAACACGAAGCCGAGGCGGCCGGCCGGCGGATTGGGGATGAGGGCGAGCAGGGTGATGAACCCGCCATAGCAGAGGCTGAGCAGGCCGAGCACCCGGCCCTGCTGGTGGTCGGAGGCCTCGCCGATCTCCTTCTGAAAATCGATGGGCGTGCGCAGATCATGGAAGAACCGGCCGACGCGCTCGCGATACTCGGGCGAACTGGAGTTCCAGAAGGCACAGGTGCCGAAAAACCAGAGGCAGCCGGCGGTGACGTTGAGGAACAGACCCGCGGAAACGGTCCAGTAGTTGCGCTCCGCCGGGCTCAGCGGGCCGGTGGAGAAGGTCTCTTGCAGCCACGCGAGGTCGAAGACGTAGGTTGCGACCAGCGAGCCGACGAAGGACGCCACCATGGTGGACCAGCCGGCCCAGGGCGGCGTGCGCTGCACGATGATGCAGAGCACGAGCGGGATCGTCAGCGGCACGGCAACGAGCGTGCCGAACTGCTGCATCAGCTCGAAGAGGCCGAGGTCCTTCATGCGGCTGAAATTCAGCGCCGCGAGAACGACCAGCACGCCCATGACCGTCGTGGTGATGCGGCCGGTCACGACGAGTTCGCGGTCGGTGGCCTGCGGGCGCAGCACGGGTTGGTAGAAGCTTTTCACGAAGATGCCCACGTTGCGGTTCAGCCCGCTGTCCATGGACGACATGGTCGCCGCGAAGATGCCGCTGAGGAGCAGGCCGAGCATGCCGGCGGGCATGGTGTGCAGGCACATGGCGAGGAACGCGCCCTCGGCGGGGTTGCCAAGTCCCGGGAACACCGCGGAAAGATCCGGGTGGAGGATGCGCGCGGCCATGGGCGGGATGAACCAGATGATCGGGCCGACGATGAACAGCGCGGCGCCGAGCAGCGCAGCCTTGCGGGCGTGCGTGCCGTCCTTGACGCAGAGGTAGCGCGACGAATCGAGAATGTTGTTCGCGGAGATGAACTGCTTGATGAGCACCGCCACGCCCCAGAGGAGAAGCAGCTTGGAGTCGAGCAGTCGGCCGAGGTCGAGGTGGCCGGCCGGCAAACGCTCGACAAAGGCCGACGGACCGCCGACCGCCTGCACCGAGAGGAAGGCTGCGACGACCGAGACCGGCATGAGGATGAGCACCTGGATGAAGTCGCCCGCCACCGCGGCCCAGCTCCCGGCGAAGATCGTCATCAGCACGACGACCGCGCCCGTGACGATGATGGTGAATTCCAGGTCGAAGCCGAAGGCCGCGGTCAGGAACACGCAGAGCCCGTTCAGCCAGATGCCGGCGTAGAGCGTGCTCAGCGGCACCTGCAGCCAGGTGAACACCTGCTCGTTGGCCGGACTGAACCGGATCCGCACGGCCTCGATCACGGTGATCACGCGCATCTGGCGGGAGCGCGCGGCGAAGTAGAGCCAGTTGAAGACGAAGCCGACGGCGTTGGCGAAGTAGAGCAGCAGGATGGGCCAGCCCTCGGTGTAGGCCATGCTCGCCGCGCCGGTGAAGGTCCACGCGCTGAACTGCGTCATGAACGCCGAGCTGCCCACCAGCCACCACAGCATCTGGCCGCCCCCGCGGAAGTAGTCGCTGGTGTTGCGGACAAAACGCGCCACCAGCCAGCCCATGCCCAGCATGAAGGCGAAGTAGAACGCGATGACGGCGTGGTCGTAGAAAGTCATGGGGTGGGGCGGAGGGGTACGCTTGCCTAATAATTATTAGGCAACAAGCCCAAAGTGCGCCGGCCGGGCGGACCGGATTCAGGCCGGCGCGGGGCCGGTGGTGCCGCCGGGCACGAGCTGGGCGGGGAGGATGAGGTCGTTGATGCTCTCTTCATCATCGCCGGTGGCGTCGAGGAGGAGGCGGGCGGCGGCGGCGCCGAGTTTCTCGGCGTCGGAACCGGCCACGGTGATCTGGGGCGACTCGGCGGCGGCGAGGCGCGAGTTGTCGGCGCCCGCGATGCTCACGTCGGCCGGCACGCGCCAGCCCTCGTGGACGAAGGCCTTGACCGCGCCGGCGGCCATGAGGGTGTTGTAGCAGAGGAAGGCGGTGGGGAAATCCTTGCGGCGGAGATGCGGCCGCAGGGACAGCACGGCCTCGAAGCCCTCGGCGCGGTCGCCCTGGGCGAGGCGCACGCAGTAGCGCTCCTCGGCGGCGAGACCGTGCGCCCGGAGCGCGTCGTGAAAGGCGTCGAACCGCATCTGGTGGCGGTTGAGGCCCACGTTGCCGCCAATCCAGCCGAAGCGCCGGTGGCCGAGCTCGTGCAGGTGTCGCACGAGCAGGTCGAGGGCCTGGGCTTCGTTGCCGATGACGGAGTGGCACTGGCCGGGGTGGCGGGCGGACACGGCGACGAGGCGGGTCTCGTGGCGGCGGAGCGACTTCAGGAACGGCGCGGCGACCTCGCCGAGCAGCACGACGCCGCGCATCGAGTGGCCGGAGGGGAAGAGTTCCGCGAGGCGGGCCGGTTCCAGCGTGTCCTCGGCGCCGAGAAAAACCGCGGTGTGGCCGCGCGCCGCCAGCGCGGTGTGCAGGCCGTGCAGCACGAGGCTGAAATAGGAGCCCTGGTTGTGGATGGAGAGACCGGAGCGCAGGATGAAGCCAACCTGCCGCTGCCGCACGCCGGCGGGCGACTGCGCGGGGTTCATGCCTTTGGGCTGGTAGCCGAGGCGCGAGGCGTGATCCCAGATGGTCTTGTAGGTCTCCGGGTTGATGCCCTCCTTGCGGCCGTTCAGGGCCAGGGAGACGAGCGCCTGGGAAATGCCCAGGTCACGGGCGATGGACTGTTGGGAGACCCGGCGCTTCGGACGCATGCTCATGGCCTAATTTTCATCAGGCGCACGGCAACGGAATTGTGCGTGGGGTGGGCGGCCTGCTTGCCCGTTCGATGGGCTCAGGGCCTTGAGCCTGCCGAACGGCTGGCGCCACGGCTGCGACAGCATTTTTGTGGCGAGAGCAGGCTCACCACCCACGGCAAAGTTACCTGGGGTCCAGCCGGCGCAAGGGCGTGAGCGTGACGGGTCCGAGCAGACCGGAGGGTCGCGGGGCCCACTGGGCGGCGCTGAACAGGCCGTCGGGGCCGGTGTTTTCGCGGAACCGGGCCGGCATGTTGGCGTTGTAGAATTTTTTCCAGTTCACGCCGCGCCGGTCGAGGTCGGCGATGCGGTTGGCGGCGAGGTTGGCGACGCTGATCTCCAACGTGTTCTCCGCGGCGAGGAACCCGGCGGGGATTACGACCGCATAGGGTGTCTGCCAAAGCGTGGCGATCTCGCGGCCATTCAGGGACACGCGGGCGCTTTCGGCGACGCGGCCGAGGTCGAGCCGCCATGCCGGGGCCGGGCCGGCCGGTTTCGCAAATCTCAGGGTGTAGGCGGCGTGGCCGGAAAAGCGCTTCAGTTCGTCGCCGCCGAAATCCGTCCAGGATTTCAGCGCCGGCACGGTGGTGGCGGGGGGCAGGGTGGGGCCGCCGTCGGCGAACCGGACACCCCATGTGCCGGCCAGCGGCTGGGTTTCTCCGGCATCCTGCCAGTAGGCCCAGGCCGGGCCGGTGAGTTCGCGGTTCTCGAGCGTGACGATCACCGACTCGCCGGGGGGGAGCTGCAGGTAAACCTGGCTCGGTTGGGCGGG
This DNA window, taken from Oleiharenicola lentus, encodes the following:
- a CDS encoding sodium:solute symporter family transporter, coding for MTFYDHAVIAFYFAFMLGMGWLVARFVRNTSDYFRGGGQMLWWLVGSSAFMTQFSAWTFTGAASMAYTEGWPILLLYFANAVGFVFNWLYFAARSRQMRVITVIEAVRIRFSPANEQVFTWLQVPLSTLYAGIWLNGLCVFLTAAFGFDLEFTIIVTGAVVVLMTIFAGSWAAVAGDFIQVLILMPVSVVAAFLSVQAVGGPSAFVERLPAGHLDLGRLLDSKLLLLWGVAVLIKQFISANNILDSSRYLCVKDGTHARKAALLGAALFIVGPIIWFIPPMAARILHPDLSAVFPGLGNPAEGAFLAMCLHTMPAGMLGLLLSGIFAATMSSMDSGLNRNVGIFVKSFYQPVLRPQATDRELVVTGRITTTVMGVLVVLAALNFSRMKDLGLFELMQQFGTLVAVPLTIPLVLCIIVQRTPPWAGWSTMVASFVGSLVATYVFDLAWLQETFSTGPLSPAERNYWTVSAGLFLNVTAGCLWFFGTCAFWNSSSPEYRERVGRFFHDLRTPIDFQKEIGEASDHQQGRVLGLLSLCYGGFITLLALIPNPPAGRLGFVFCGAVLILIGWALRRTRPSG
- a CDS encoding LacI family DNA-binding transcriptional regulator, with the translated sequence MSMRPKRRVSQQSIARDLGISQALVSLALNGRKEGINPETYKTIWDHASRLGYQPKGMNPAQSPAGVRQRQVGFILRSGLSIHNQGSYFSLVLHGLHTALAARGHTAVFLGAEDTLEPARLAELFPSGHSMRGVVLLGEVAAPFLKSLRRHETRLVAVSARHPGQCHSVIGNEAQALDLLVRHLHELGHRRFGWIGGNVGLNRHQMRFDAFHDALRAHGLAAEERYCVRLAQGDRAEGFEAVLSLRPHLRRKDFPTAFLCYNTLMAAGAVKAFVHEGWRVPADVSIAGADNSRLAAAESPQITVAGSDAEKLGAAAARLLLDATGDDEESINDLILPAQLVPGGTTGPAPA